Proteins encoded within one genomic window of Carassius gibelio isolate Cgi1373 ecotype wild population from Czech Republic chromosome A4, carGib1.2-hapl.c, whole genome shotgun sequence:
- the LOC127977743 gene encoding POU domain, class 3, transcription factor 2-like, which produces MATAASNHYSILTSNSEPGSMQQTPPPPAYRDAHSLLQSEYTTLQSSGSTLGHAHQWLTAALSHGGEGSPWPASPLGEQDIKPVEELQHSPRQAHLVQQSQQHHEAGAWRATTMPSMSTSNGQSLIYSQSGYGEPGMHHEDHHSPHLSEHGHPQSLHSDEDTPTSDDLEQFAKQFKQRRIKLGFTQADVGLALGTLYGNVFSQTTICRFEALQLSFKNMCKLKPLLNKWLEEADSTSGSPTSLDKIAAQGRKRKKRTSIEVSVKGALESHFLKCPKPGASEITSLADSLQLEKEVVRVWFCNRRQKEKRMTPQNGPMAGNEDVYGDASPHHGAQTPVP; this is translated from the coding sequence ATGGCGACCGCGGCGTCCAACCACTACAGCATCCTCACGTCCAACTCGGAGCCCGGCAGCATGCAGCAGACGCCGCCGCCGCCGGCCTACAGGGACGCGCACAGCCTTCTGCAGAGCGAGTACACCACACTGCAGAGCAGCGGGAGCACGCTCGGCCACGCGCACCAGTGGCTGACGGCGGCGCTGTCTCACGGGGGAGAGGGGTCGCCATGGCCCGCCAGCCCGCTGGGCGAGCAGGACATTAAGCCGGTGGAGGAGCTGCAGCATTCGCCGAGACAGGCGCATCTGGTGCAGCAAAGCCAGCAGCATCACGAGGCGGGAGCTTGGCGCGCGACCACTATGCCGAGCATGAGCACCTCCAACGGGCAGAGCTTGATCTACTCTCAGTCCGGGTACGGCGAACCGGGGATGCACCACGAGGACCACCACAGCCCGCATCTGAGCGAGCACGGCCACCCGCAGAGCCTGCACTCGGACGAGGACACGCCGACCTCGGACGACCTGGAGCAGTTCGCCAAGCAGTTCAAGCAGCGCCGGATCAAGCTGGGGTTTACGCAGGCGGACGTGGGGCTCGCGCTGGGCACCCTTTACGGCAATGTCTTCTCCCAGACCACCATCTGCAGGTTCGAGGCGCTCCAGCTGAGCTTCAAAAACATGTGCAAACTCAAGCCCCTGCTGAACAAATGGCTGGAGGAGGCGGACTCCACCTCAGGAAGCCCGACCAGCCTGGATAAGATTGCTGCGCAGGGGAGGAAGAGGAAAAAGCGGACCTCCATCGAGGTGAGTGTCAAAGGGGCCCTGGAGAGCCATTTCCTCAAGTGCCCGAAACCCGGTGCGTCGGAGATCACTTCGCTGGCGGATAGCCTGCAGCTGGAGAAGGAGGTTGTGCGGGTCTGGTTTTGCAACCGGCGGCAGAAGGAGAAGCGAATGACGCCCCAAAACGGACCGATGGCCGGGAACGAGGATGTGTACGGGGACGCCTCGCCTCACCACGGCGCGCAGACACCTGTTCCGTGA